In Parafrankia irregularis, a single genomic region encodes these proteins:
- the lnt gene encoding apolipoprotein N-acyltransferase, with protein MTHAPATPPPHDPATAGAPPTPPATTRKPQQPTSTAARRLHTTRRRLTRPALATLAGLLLYTAFPPIGWWPLAPVAVAVLTLTVRGRRLRTSCGLGLLFSLGFLLPLLRFVSFVGADGWIVLSTAEAAILAVIAPATTLAWRLPAAPLWTGAAWVAQEALRGRAPFGGFPWGRLAFSQPDSPYTGLAALGGAPLVTFAVAATAALLATTAIHLHTQAPAWARRRHPHPTPSHPTPPHGARRPTLALTATAATAGALTLAGLAVPLPTAAQHGTLQVAAIQGDVPEAGGYHALGRAMQVTTNHVQGTENLAAAVRAGTTPQPDLVLWPENSSDLDPLTDPDAATALTHAATVARAPLLVGAVLDGPGDRHVRNAGLIWTTAGPTGDMYVKRHPVPFAEYLPGRALLEKLITRFADEMPNDFLAGTSHGALPVAGTTIGDVICFEVAYDGLVRDNVNRGAELLVIQTNNASFGRKGESEQQLAMSRLRAVEHGRATVQVSTSGQSAIIAPDGTILSQTGLYEPGVLTAQLPLRTTHTLATRLGIVPEMALTALAVIAMLGALLRSRRTTPHDHDTTPTGTDQKRRGVEATRVVVCVPTYNERDNLPDTARRLRTANPAVDLLVIDDASPDGTGDIADELAAADSHIHVLHRAGKSGLGSAYIAGFTWALQHGYDIIVEMDADGSHQPEQLPRLLDALTGADLAIGSRWIPGGTVHNWPRSRLVLSRGANAYVRAALGVPLRDATAGFRAYRADVLRARDLTLVASQGYCFQVDLAWRAWQSGFRVIEVPIDFVERERGASKMNRSIVAEGFWRVGWWALSSRRRGPAATRTPHTPSTTTIPAPAPPGDPAPTTSTPTPTDSTAETGPSATSTPAGRS; from the coding sequence GTGACCCACGCGCCCGCCACACCACCCCCGCACGACCCGGCCACGGCAGGCGCGCCCCCCACACCCCCGGCGACCACCCGGAAACCCCAGCAGCCCACCAGCACCGCCGCGCGCCGCCTACACACCACCAGGCGCCGCCTCACCCGGCCCGCCCTGGCCACCCTCGCCGGCCTGCTGCTCTACACCGCCTTCCCCCCCATCGGCTGGTGGCCCCTGGCCCCCGTCGCCGTCGCCGTCCTCACCCTCACCGTCCGCGGCCGCCGCCTCCGCACCTCCTGCGGACTCGGCCTGCTGTTCTCCCTCGGCTTCCTGCTACCCCTGCTGCGCTTCGTCTCCTTCGTCGGCGCCGACGGCTGGATCGTCCTGTCCACCGCCGAAGCCGCCATCCTCGCCGTCATCGCCCCCGCGACCACCCTCGCCTGGCGGCTACCCGCCGCCCCGCTGTGGACCGGCGCCGCCTGGGTCGCCCAGGAAGCCCTCCGCGGCCGCGCACCCTTCGGAGGCTTCCCCTGGGGCCGGCTCGCCTTCAGCCAGCCCGACAGCCCCTACACCGGCCTCGCCGCCCTCGGCGGCGCCCCCCTGGTCACCTTCGCCGTCGCCGCCACCGCCGCCCTGCTCGCCACCACCGCCATCCACCTCCACACCCAGGCACCGGCCTGGGCCCGGCGACGGCACCCTCACCCCACACCCAGCCACCCCACACCCCCGCACGGCGCACGCCGACCCACCCTCGCCCTCACCGCGACCGCCGCCACAGCCGGCGCCCTCACCCTCGCCGGACTCGCCGTCCCCCTACCCACCGCGGCCCAACACGGCACCCTGCAGGTCGCCGCCATCCAGGGCGACGTCCCCGAAGCAGGCGGCTACCACGCCCTCGGCCGAGCCATGCAGGTCACCACCAACCACGTCCAGGGCACCGAGAACCTCGCCGCCGCCGTCCGCGCCGGCACCACCCCCCAGCCCGACCTCGTCCTGTGGCCCGAGAACTCCTCCGACCTCGATCCCCTCACCGACCCGGACGCCGCCACCGCCCTCACCCACGCCGCCACCGTCGCCCGCGCCCCACTGCTCGTCGGCGCCGTCCTCGACGGCCCCGGCGACCGGCACGTCCGCAACGCCGGACTCATCTGGACCACCGCCGGCCCCACCGGCGACATGTACGTCAAACGCCACCCCGTCCCGTTCGCCGAATACCTCCCCGGCCGGGCCCTGCTGGAAAAACTCATCACCCGCTTCGCCGACGAGATGCCCAACGACTTCCTCGCCGGCACCAGCCACGGCGCCCTGCCCGTCGCCGGCACCACCATCGGCGACGTCATCTGCTTCGAAGTCGCCTACGACGGGCTCGTCCGCGACAACGTCAACCGCGGCGCCGAACTCCTCGTCATCCAGACCAACAACGCCTCCTTCGGCCGCAAGGGCGAAAGCGAACAACAGCTCGCGATGAGCCGCCTGCGCGCCGTCGAACACGGCCGCGCCACCGTCCAGGTCTCCACCAGCGGCCAAAGCGCCATCATCGCCCCCGACGGCACCATCCTGTCCCAGACAGGCCTGTACGAACCGGGCGTACTGACCGCGCAGCTTCCGCTACGCACCACACACACCCTCGCCACCCGGCTCGGTATCGTCCCGGAGATGGCCCTCACCGCCCTCGCGGTGATCGCCATGCTCGGCGCCCTGCTCCGCAGCCGCCGCACCACCCCGCACGACCACGACACCACCCCGACCGGAACCGACCAGAAAAGGAGAGGCGTGGAAGCCACCCGCGTCGTCGTCTGCGTCCCGACCTACAACGAACGGGACAACCTGCCGGACACCGCCCGCCGCCTGCGCACGGCGAACCCCGCGGTCGACCTGCTCGTCATCGACGACGCCAGCCCCGACGGCACCGGCGACATCGCCGACGAACTCGCCGCCGCCGACAGCCACATCCACGTCCTGCACCGCGCCGGCAAATCCGGCCTCGGCTCCGCCTACATCGCCGGCTTCACCTGGGCGCTCCAACACGGCTACGACATCATCGTCGAAATGGACGCCGACGGCTCCCACCAGCCCGAACAGCTACCCCGCCTGCTCGACGCCCTCACCGGCGCCGACCTCGCCATCGGATCCCGCTGGATCCCCGGCGGCACCGTCCACAACTGGCCACGCAGCCGGCTGGTCCTCTCCCGCGGCGCCAACGCCTACGTCCGCGCGGCCCTCGGCGTCCCCCTCCGCGACGCCACCGCGGGATTCCGCGCCTACCGCGCCGACGTACTGCGCGCCCGCGACCTCACCCTCGTCGCCTCCCAGGGCTACTGCTTCCAGGTCGACCTCGCCTGGCGCGCCTGGCAGTCCGGCTTCCGCGTCATCGAAGTCCCCATCGACTTCGTCGAACGCGAACGCGGCGCCTCCAAGATGAACCGCTCGATCGTCGCCGAAGGATTCTGGCGCGTCGGCTGGTGGGCACTGTCCTCCCGCCGCCGCGGACCCGCCGCCACACGCACCCCACACACACCCTCCACCACCACGATCCCCGCACCAGCACCCCCCGGCGATCCCGCCCCCACGACGAGCACCCCCACACCCACCGACAGCACCGCCGAAACCGGGCCGTCCGCAACCAGCACCCCCGCCGGCCGGTCCTGA
- a CDS encoding Lrp/AsnC family transcriptional regulator → MLEDLDRQIVQLLCRDGRMSFTDLGRATGLSVSAVHQRVRRLEQRGVITSYVALVDPSQVGLALTAFVSIKEIDPSQPDDAPDRLTHLPAIEACYSVAGEESYLLKVRVSDPAALEALLQEIRAAANVSTRTMVVLSTPYEGRPPNL, encoded by the coding sequence GTGTTGGAGGATCTAGACCGTCAGATCGTGCAACTGCTGTGCCGCGACGGCCGGATGAGCTTCACCGACCTCGGTCGCGCCACCGGCCTGTCGGTGTCCGCCGTGCACCAGCGGGTCCGTCGCCTGGAGCAGCGCGGCGTCATCACGTCCTACGTCGCCCTCGTCGACCCATCCCAGGTCGGCCTGGCACTCACCGCGTTCGTCTCCATCAAGGAGATCGACCCCAGCCAGCCCGACGACGCACCCGACCGGCTCACCCACCTGCCCGCCATCGAGGCCTGCTACAGCGTCGCGGGGGAGGAGAGCTACCTGCTCAAGGTCCGCGTCTCCGACCCCGCCGCCCTCGAAGCGCTCCTGCAGGAGATCCGCGCCGCGGCCAACGTGTCGACCCGCACCATGGTCGTGCTCTCCACCCCCTACGAAGGGCGCCCCCCGAACCTGTGA
- a CDS encoding DUF4262 domain-containing protein, which translates to MAARHPPRDDDSCDDETWAAYAADNDPATTAWVGSQDALLDQILRTRGWAVQPVIDDGPDEPAYAYTIGLFAFDRHPELVVSGLRDDEATRVLDLLGERVRHHERLHDGQRLTLAPLLTVELRAITPFASDQLLLGANSLYRHPDGPAVPGLQAVWADHTGSLPWEPTWAGPTQPLATAPPAGRGIPGSRVWHTAGRSGPRGRRSGRPLRLPPPRPPRELP; encoded by the coding sequence ATGGCTGCCCGTCACCCACCACGCGACGACGACTCCTGCGACGACGAGACCTGGGCGGCCTACGCGGCGGACAACGACCCCGCCACCACCGCCTGGGTCGGCAGCCAGGATGCGCTGCTCGATCAGATACTGCGCACCCGCGGGTGGGCCGTGCAGCCGGTAATCGACGACGGGCCCGACGAACCGGCCTACGCCTACACGATCGGGCTGTTCGCCTTCGACAGACACCCCGAACTCGTCGTGAGCGGCCTACGTGACGACGAGGCCACGAGGGTCCTCGACCTGCTCGGGGAGCGGGTCCGCCACCACGAACGCCTGCACGACGGCCAGCGCCTCACGCTCGCACCCCTGCTGACTGTCGAGCTCCGCGCGATCACTCCGTTCGCCAGCGACCAGCTCCTGCTCGGCGCGAACTCGCTGTACCGCCACCCGGACGGGCCGGCCGTCCCCGGTCTGCAGGCCGTCTGGGCCGACCACACGGGCAGCCTGCCCTGGGAACCGACATGGGCGGGCCCGACGCAACCCCTCGCCACCGCGCCGCCCGCCGGGCGCGGCATCCCCGGCAGCCGGGTCTGGCACACAGCTGGGCGTTCCGGGCCTCGGGGGAGACGGTCTGGGCGCCCGTTGCGCCTCCCGCCACCCAGGCCCCCACGAGAACTGCCGTAG
- the msrB gene encoding peptide-methionine (R)-S-oxide reductase MsrB, whose product MSDNPTSSKVVRSDSEWRELLGPERYAILRQAATEAPFSGAYTYNKTDGTYQCGACGAPLFTSATKYDSGSGWPSFYQPVSPDAVTLVDDTSHGMVRTEVRCARCDSHLGHVFDDGPAPTGQRYCMNSLALDLESTGSPESA is encoded by the coding sequence GTGAGCGACAACCCGACCAGCAGCAAAGTCGTCCGCTCCGACAGCGAATGGCGTGAGCTGCTCGGCCCCGAGCGCTACGCCATCCTGCGCCAGGCCGCCACCGAAGCCCCCTTCAGCGGCGCCTACACCTACAACAAGACCGACGGCACCTACCAGTGCGGAGCCTGCGGCGCACCGCTGTTCACCTCCGCCACCAAGTACGACTCCGGCTCCGGCTGGCCCAGCTTCTACCAGCCCGTCTCACCCGACGCCGTCACCCTCGTCGACGACACCAGCCACGGCATGGTCCGCACCGAGGTCCGCTGCGCACGCTGCGACTCCCACCTCGGCCACGTCTTCGACGACGGGCCGGCCCCCACCGGCCAGCGCTACTGCATGAACAGCCTCGCCCTCGACCTCGAATCCACCGGGTCACCCGAATCCGCCTGA
- a CDS encoding RNA polymerase-binding protein RbpA: protein MGERILRGSRLGAVSYETDRSTELAPRQTASYDCPNGHQFAMPFAAEAEVPSVWECRVCGSPSVIVDGERPEPKKSKPPRTHWDMLMERRTTDDLEEVLAERLAVLRGTGEDRRSA from the coding sequence ATGGGCGAGCGCATTCTGCGGGGCAGCCGTCTCGGTGCAGTGTCCTACGAGACTGACCGCAGCACGGAGCTTGCCCCGCGGCAGACAGCGTCGTACGACTGCCCCAACGGGCACCAGTTCGCCATGCCGTTCGCCGCCGAGGCCGAAGTGCCGTCGGTGTGGGAGTGCAGGGTGTGCGGGTCGCCTTCGGTGATTGTGGACGGTGAGCGGCCGGAGCCGAAGAAGAGCAAGCCGCCGCGGACGCACTGGGACATGTTGATGGAGCGTCGTACGACGGACGATCTGGAAGAGGTGCTGGCCGAGCGGCTGGCGGTGCTGCGGGGCACTGGCGAGGATCGCCGGTCGGCCTGA
- a CDS encoding HAD-IB family hydrolase, producing the protein MGLRERLAGRRVFMTGVTGFVGEALLERLLSDFPDTRIVALVRPRGSHSGAARLARMTRKPAFAGLRERLGREGLAALLAERVQVIEGDLADMGALPTDLDVVIHCAGEVSFDPPIDEGFATNLGGVQELLRAVHASGARPHVVHVSTAYVAGLRSGHIAEGRLAHEVDWRAEQASAGRARQAAEDASRSPEVSARLREQAAGEHGRAGAQTVSAAAEAARRDWVARRMVAAGAERAQVLGWTDAYTFTKALAERYLEESHGDLPLTIVRPSIIESAVARPFPGWIEGFKMAEPLILAFGRAELVDFPASPDAVVDIIPVDLVVNALLAAAASPPPVDSPAYYTVCSGFRNPLLFRDLHDYVRGYFLAHPLPKRGRGAIAVPEWPFAGSVAVEAKLRRGEKAVEWANRALGQAPRSERVRRWAVDLERHESRVAFLRRYSDVYRAYTSAELVYVDDATAALHAAMDPADQEEFGFDPACYDWRHYLQDVHCPAVTAVLRRPRDPAPPRRGAGNLTAGEGVLAAFDLDGTLVSSTVVESYLWLRLADAGPAERAREIASLARALPGYLRAERRDRGHLIRSVYGRYAGVDPAELEAVVAQAGADVVLRRVKPAAVRRVREHRAAGHRTVLLTGAVAPLVAPLAPLFDEIVATDLEVGADGLYTGRLLASPLVGDSRAAFLDHYARRRGADLEASWAYADSLSDLPMLRTVGNPVVVNPDVALHKVARASGWPIEEWPSTPGESRLLVGSRVERGLFAAAAVAQGRGRGAGGAGRAGGRGDGGNGGDATVVRVGVGEGR; encoded by the coding sequence GTGGGGCTGCGCGAGCGGCTCGCGGGCAGGCGTGTGTTCATGACCGGGGTGACCGGGTTCGTCGGTGAGGCGCTGCTGGAGCGGCTGCTTTCGGACTTCCCGGATACCCGGATCGTGGCTCTCGTCCGGCCCCGGGGTAGCCATTCGGGTGCGGCCCGGCTGGCGCGGATGACTCGTAAGCCGGCGTTCGCCGGGCTGCGGGAGCGGCTGGGCCGGGAGGGGCTGGCCGCGCTGCTCGCCGAGCGGGTGCAGGTCATCGAGGGTGACCTGGCCGACATGGGGGCGTTGCCCACCGACCTGGACGTGGTGATCCACTGCGCCGGGGAGGTGTCGTTCGACCCGCCGATCGACGAGGGGTTCGCGACCAACCTGGGTGGGGTTCAGGAGCTGCTGCGGGCGGTGCACGCCAGTGGTGCGCGGCCGCATGTGGTGCATGTGTCGACGGCGTATGTGGCCGGGTTGCGGTCGGGGCACATCGCCGAGGGCCGGCTGGCGCACGAGGTGGACTGGCGGGCCGAGCAGGCCTCGGCCGGGCGGGCGCGGCAGGCGGCGGAGGACGCGTCGCGGTCGCCGGAGGTCTCGGCGCGGCTGCGGGAGCAGGCGGCCGGTGAGCATGGCCGGGCCGGGGCGCAGACGGTGTCGGCGGCCGCGGAGGCGGCGCGGCGGGACTGGGTGGCGCGGCGGATGGTCGCCGCCGGTGCCGAGCGGGCGCAGGTGCTGGGGTGGACGGATGCCTACACGTTCACCAAGGCGCTGGCGGAGCGGTATCTGGAGGAGTCGCACGGCGATCTGCCGTTGACGATTGTGCGTCCCTCGATCATCGAGAGTGCGGTCGCGCGGCCGTTCCCCGGGTGGATCGAGGGGTTCAAGATGGCCGAGCCGCTGATTCTGGCGTTCGGTCGGGCGGAGCTGGTGGACTTCCCGGCGTCCCCGGACGCGGTGGTCGACATCATTCCGGTGGATCTGGTCGTCAACGCGTTGCTGGCGGCGGCGGCGTCCCCGCCGCCGGTGGACAGCCCGGCGTACTACACGGTGTGTTCGGGGTTCCGTAACCCGCTGCTGTTCCGGGATCTGCACGACTATGTGCGGGGCTACTTCCTGGCCCATCCGCTGCCGAAGCGGGGCCGGGGTGCGATCGCGGTGCCGGAGTGGCCGTTCGCCGGTTCGGTGGCGGTGGAGGCGAAGCTGCGCCGCGGGGAGAAGGCGGTGGAGTGGGCGAACCGGGCGCTGGGGCAGGCGCCGCGGTCGGAGCGGGTGCGCCGGTGGGCGGTGGATCTGGAACGGCACGAGAGCCGGGTGGCGTTCCTGCGCCGCTATTCGGATGTGTACCGGGCGTACACGAGCGCGGAGTTGGTCTACGTCGACGATGCGACCGCGGCGCTGCATGCGGCGATGGATCCGGCGGACCAGGAGGAGTTCGGGTTCGACCCGGCCTGCTACGACTGGCGGCACTACCTGCAGGATGTGCACTGCCCGGCGGTGACGGCGGTGCTGCGCCGGCCGCGGGATCCCGCCCCGCCCCGGCGCGGCGCGGGGAACCTGACCGCCGGCGAGGGGGTGCTGGCGGCGTTCGACCTGGACGGGACGCTGGTGTCCTCGACGGTGGTCGAGTCCTACCTGTGGCTGCGGCTGGCCGATGCCGGGCCGGCGGAACGGGCGCGGGAGATCGCGTCGTTGGCGCGGGCGTTGCCGGGGTATCTGCGCGCGGAGCGTCGGGACCGGGGGCATCTGATCCGTTCGGTGTACGGCCGGTACGCGGGGGTGGACCCGGCGGAGCTGGAGGCGGTGGTGGCGCAGGCCGGGGCGGACGTGGTGCTGCGGCGGGTGAAGCCGGCGGCGGTGCGGCGGGTGCGTGAGCATCGGGCCGCGGGGCATCGCACGGTGCTGCTGACGGGGGCGGTGGCGCCGCTGGTGGCGCCGCTGGCGCCGCTGTTCGACGAGATCGTCGCGACCGATCTGGAGGTCGGGGCGGACGGTCTGTACACGGGCCGGTTGTTGGCGTCGCCGCTGGTCGGGGATTCCCGGGCGGCGTTCCTGGATCATTACGCGCGGCGGCGGGGGGCGGATCTGGAGGCGTCGTGGGCGTACGCGGACAGCCTGTCGGACCTGCCGATGCTGCGCACGGTGGGTAATCCGGTGGTGGTCAATCCGGATGTGGCGTTGCACAAGGTGGCCCGGGCGTCGGGGTGGCCGATCGAGGAGTGGCCGTCGACGCCCGGTGAGTCGCGGCTGCTGGTCGGTAGCCGGGTGGAGCGGGGTCTGTTCGCGGCGGCGGCGGTCGCCCAGGGCCGTGGCCGTGGCGCCGGTGGTGCGGGGCGTGCCGGTGGTCGTGGTGACGGTGGGAACGGTGGGGATGCGACGGTGGTTCGGGTGGGAGTGGGTGAGGGCCGGTGA
- a CDS encoding amidohydrolase has translation MSTHPTHHQPHHTPTRPTRVLYRHAHLLAPHSHAHTQRTALLVDDATITWIGTADEHPPGTVDTTIDLHGATITPAFVDAHIHTTATGLALDGVDLTDAPTLTDALDQLTRAARRRPGRPLLGTGWDETRWPQQRPPTATEIARAAGPVDVYLARADGHTAVISPTLAHRSGADQAPGWLGDGLCRDEAHHRARTTAYHDLPRTTRLDAARRVRTHAAALGIAALHEMAGPEVSSADDLADLLTLARDETGPAIHGYWAGDLPTALTLTAEPGLGPVGYGGDLFVDGSLGSHTAALRSPYHDQPAHSGQRHRDADDIRDIVRDATHAGLQTGFHAIGDAALDLVLAGLHAAADQLGTATIAAAGHRVEHAELAHPDQIHTMARLGLVASVQPAFDARYGGPDGLYTTRLGATRAALMNPFAAFTAAGVTLALSSDSPVTPLDPWGAVHAATHHHIATSRISPAAAFSAATRGGWQAARADTDGSGQLTTGAPATFAVWDLKPPPPGTDPLAWAAHTRPTCLRTVLRGQIIHDQL, from the coding sequence GTGAGCACACACCCCACCCACCACCAGCCACACCACACACCCACACGTCCCACACGTGTGCTCTACCGGCACGCCCACCTGCTCGCCCCCCACAGCCACGCCCACACCCAGCGCACCGCACTCCTCGTCGACGACGCCACCATCACCTGGATCGGCACCGCCGACGAGCACCCACCCGGCACCGTCGACACCACCATCGACCTGCACGGCGCCACCATCACCCCCGCGTTCGTCGACGCCCACATCCACACCACCGCCACCGGGCTCGCCCTCGACGGCGTCGACCTCACCGACGCCCCCACCCTCACCGACGCCCTCGACCAGCTCACCCGCGCCGCCCGGCGACGACCCGGCCGACCACTGCTGGGCACCGGCTGGGACGAGACCCGCTGGCCACAGCAACGCCCACCCACCGCCACCGAAATCGCCCGCGCCGCCGGACCCGTCGACGTCTACCTCGCCCGCGCCGACGGCCACACCGCCGTCATCTCCCCGACCCTGGCCCACCGCTCCGGCGCCGACCAGGCACCGGGCTGGCTCGGCGACGGCCTGTGCCGCGACGAAGCCCACCACCGCGCCCGCACCACCGCCTACCACGACCTGCCCCGCACCACCCGCCTCGACGCCGCCCGCCGCGTCCGCACCCACGCCGCCGCCCTGGGCATCGCCGCCCTGCACGAGATGGCCGGCCCCGAGGTCTCCAGCGCCGACGACCTCGCCGACCTGCTCACCCTCGCCCGCGACGAAACCGGCCCCGCCATCCACGGCTACTGGGCCGGTGACCTGCCCACCGCCCTCACCCTCACCGCCGAACCCGGCCTGGGACCCGTCGGCTACGGCGGCGACCTGTTCGTCGACGGCTCCCTGGGCTCCCACACCGCCGCCCTGCGCAGCCCGTACCACGACCAGCCCGCCCACAGCGGCCAACGCCACCGCGACGCCGACGACATCCGCGACATCGTCCGCGACGCCACCCACGCCGGCCTGCAGACCGGCTTCCACGCCATCGGCGACGCCGCCCTCGACCTCGTCCTGGCCGGACTACACGCCGCCGCCGACCAGCTCGGCACCGCCACCATCGCCGCCGCCGGCCATCGCGTCGAACACGCCGAGCTCGCCCACCCCGACCAGATCCACACCATGGCACGCCTCGGCCTCGTCGCCAGCGTCCAACCCGCCTTCGACGCCCGCTACGGCGGCCCCGACGGGCTCTACACCACCCGCCTCGGCGCCACCCGAGCCGCACTGATGAACCCGTTCGCCGCCTTCACCGCCGCCGGTGTCACCCTCGCCCTGTCCTCCGACAGCCCCGTGACCCCGCTCGACCCCTGGGGCGCCGTGCACGCCGCCACCCACCACCACATCGCCACATCCAGGATCAGCCCCGCCGCGGCGTTCAGCGCCGCCACCCGCGGCGGCTGGCAGGCCGCCCGCGCCGACACCGACGGCTCCGGTCAGCTCACCACCGGCGCCCCCGCGACCTTCGCCGTCTGGGACCTCAAGCCACCACCGCCCGGCACCGACCCACTGGCCTGGGCCGCCCACACCCGCCCGACCTGCCTGCGCACCGTCCTGCGCGGGCAGATCATCCACGACCAGCTCTGA
- a CDS encoding 5'-3' exonuclease encodes MGEFGVSGGGERLLLADTPSLYFRAFHGVPRSVRAPDGTAVNAVRGLLDVLARQIVELRPRRLVCCFDADWRPAFRVALIASYKAHRVADPVPAPVAVSPVADAGGVAEEVPDELEAQLPVIDAVLAAFGIARAEAAGFEADDVIATLATRHSVGRVGPVDILTGDRDLFQLVCDDAGVAVRYAVEKFALVDEASVSARYGIPGRAYADFAVLRGDPSDGLPGVAGIGAKTAAALLVRFGSLSAALAALDAGVVEGFPARAAARLHAARDYLAAAVGVVAVVRDVPLGAVSGVLPAAPVDPVGLAELTARYGLAGSVGRLTAALAAVAPA; translated from the coding sequence ATGGGTGAATTCGGGGTGTCCGGCGGTGGTGAGCGGCTGCTGCTCGCGGACACCCCGTCGTTGTATTTCCGTGCCTTTCACGGGGTGCCGCGGTCGGTGCGGGCGCCGGACGGGACGGCGGTGAACGCGGTGCGGGGGCTGCTGGATGTGCTGGCCCGGCAGATCGTCGAGCTGCGGCCGCGGCGGCTGGTGTGCTGTTTCGACGCGGACTGGCGTCCGGCGTTTCGGGTGGCGCTGATCGCGTCGTACAAGGCGCATCGGGTGGCCGATCCGGTGCCGGCTCCGGTCGCTGTGTCCCCGGTGGCGGATGCCGGTGGTGTGGCGGAGGAGGTGCCCGATGAGCTGGAGGCGCAGCTGCCGGTGATCGATGCGGTGCTCGCGGCGTTCGGGATCGCGCGGGCGGAGGCGGCGGGGTTCGAGGCCGATGATGTGATCGCGACGTTGGCGACCCGGCACAGCGTGGGCCGGGTGGGTCCGGTGGACATCCTGACCGGGGACCGGGACCTGTTCCAGCTGGTGTGTGACGACGCCGGGGTGGCGGTGCGGTACGCGGTGGAGAAGTTCGCGCTGGTGGATGAGGCGTCGGTCAGCGCCCGGTATGGGATCCCGGGCCGGGCGTACGCGGATTTCGCGGTGCTGCGGGGTGATCCCAGTGATGGGCTGCCCGGGGTGGCGGGGATCGGTGCGAAGACGGCCGCGGCGCTGCTGGTGCGGTTCGGGTCGTTGTCCGCGGCGTTGGCGGCGTTGGACGCGGGGGTGGTCGAGGGCTTCCCGGCGCGGGCGGCGGCGCGGCTGCATGCGGCGCGGGACTACCTGGCGGCGGCGGTCGGGGTGGTGGCGGTGGTGCGGGATGTGCCGCTGGGGGCGGTGTCGGGGGTGTTGCCGGCGGCTCCGGTGGATCCGGTGGGGTTGGCGGAGCTGACCGCGCGGTACGGCCTGGCCGGGTCGGTGGGGCGGTTGACGGCGGCGCTGGCGGCCGTCGCCCCCGCCTAG